A region of the Methanomassiliicoccales archaeon genome:
CTGACCCCGTTGGTGTGAGGTGACCGAGATGTTCAAGACAAATTTCCCACAGATGTGCTCAGTTCTCATATTGGGCAGTCCAGGGGTAGGGATGCTGGAATTCCAATTGGGCATGGTCAAGGAGTACCTGGAGGCCGAGGAGCCTGTGGTCTTCGTGACCTTGGACCTTCCGCCCCGTGACCTGTTGGCGGTCATGGAGGCCTTCGGTATACCCATGGACCGTTTGGGCCGGGGGCTTTACATCATCGACTACCATTCCAGCTTGATCGGTAATTCCGAGGAGAGGGAGGCTTACGAAGGGTCCAAGGTGCGACGCATTCATGATCTGGAAGGTATCATGTTCAACGTGGCCAACATCCACTCCGAGGTGAAGAGGCCGTTGCGAGTGTTCATGAACACGCTCTCCACGCTCTTCCTTTATAACCAGCCCAGCGTGGTGCTCAAGTTCTTCCAGATAAGCACATCCCGCATCAGGAGCGAATTCGGCACGGTCTTCGTCTCGGTGTTCGATGGGGTGCATGAAGAGAAAGCGGTGAACCACCTGATGGCCTTGGCCGACGGCGCACTGGAGCTCAGGTTCGATCCGGAGCTCAATCGCATGATGCGGGTGAGGCATATGCGTGGCATGACGGTCCCATGTCGCTGGATACCGTTCGAGATCACGCCGGCCGAGGAAGATACCCCGACCCACGTGCTGCAGTGGAAGTGATCACTCCTCTGCCGTTTCCATCACCCCGTATAGGGCGCGGTTCAGTTCCTGGACCGCTCTGGCGGTGGCCCTGGAGTATAGGGGGCACTCCATCTTAGGCCGGACGACCATCTCCTTCTTGCGGCAATAGGTCAGTTGATCGCTGAGCCCGATCTCGGGGCGGTTCTCGCGTTGTAAGCAGGAAAAACAGAGGGCTTTAGTCATCTGGGGCGTTCTAATGTGCATGGTGTATTTTATGGTTCCTTAATCAACGACGGTCAAAACCTGTGAGATGTCCAACACCAATAACCCTTCCCGACCCAAGTTCAGGGCGCAGAAGGGACAGGCGGTGATGACCCCCCGCACCCCCGCTTCACGGTAGATCCGCACCTTTGATCTGGCCATGGAAGCGGAGGTGTCCGGGAAGCCAGAGAGCAGTCCGCCCCCACCTCCGCAGCAAAGGTCCTCCTCCGGCAATCGGACCAGGTCCACGCCCGCTTGGACGAGGACGGCGGCCATGTCCTCTGCCGCCCATGGGT
Encoded here:
- a CDS encoding RAD55 family ATPase, with product MFKTNFPQMCSVLILGSPGVGMLEFQLGMVKEYLEAEEPVVFVTLDLPPRDLLAVMEAFGIPMDRLGRGLYIIDYHSSLIGNSEEREAYEGSKVRRIHDLEGIMFNVANIHSEVKRPLRVFMNTLSTLFLYNQPSVVLKFFQISTSRIRSEFGTVFVSVFDGVHEEKAVNHLMALADGALELRFDPELNRMMRVRHMRGMTVPCRWIPFEITPAEEDTPTHVLQWK